DNA sequence from the Methanolobus sp. ZRKC5 genome:
TTATTATAGATTTTTTTCAGGAATAATAAGTTACCATCATCGAACTCAATTAAAAACTCTTCAAATGGAACCTTATAGAAAATATCGTATTCTGTGTTGAAAATAGACTTTAACATCTGCAATATGATAGTCTTGCCGACCCCATTGGGTCCATAGATAATAGTTATTCTTTCATTAGAATTCAGTTTAATCTCATGGTCATATAGATCAAACAGTTTCTTGATCTTAATTTGTGTAATATTCATCAGTATACCATAAATCAATTGAAAACTAAAATATATATCACTTTTTAACTTAGATATCAAATTCCAAATAAAATAAGCTGAAGAGGTGTCATCACCCCTTCATTTATTCATTCAAACAACAGTCACATCCATTCCTTTTGCTTCAGCCACAACCTCCGGATTGTAGTACGAATAAGCCTTGCTCTCCGATACGATGGCCTTCACCGGGAACAGTGCTTTGACCTGCATACTGAGAGTCAGTTCCTCACCCGACTGCATGTCATCGATGTAGAGAATCACTTTTCTGCCTGCTATCTCGTAGCGGGTTATCAGGTTTTCTTCCTTGAGAGCTTCAAGGCTTGATGAAACCGGACTGAAACCTGTTGGAACTGCGAGGTCAACTATCATCATCCCACTGGAAGTTATACTGCCACCTATACCACGAATTCCGTTGTACTTCACGCGGGCATTCACTGTAACGATATCATTCACAGCAACATCTGTGGAATCATACTGCACATCTAGCTCGATCTCATTCTGCTCAACGACATCAGGCAGTATGATATTGAAACGCCTTACTAGCTGGTAGTTCAGGTCACCCGTACCCTCCATTTCAAGCTCGAGTTCTGATGTTCCCTCTGGAATCTCAATTATCTGAACTACATCGAAATTCTGCTGGTTAACTTCCACAGACTTGATCTCCGTTCCATCAGCAATCACATGCACTGTGGCATCGATATCCCTTCCAGCAGATGCTGCTGCGCTCATCAGTGCTCTGAAAGCCATGACAGTATCCTGGGTACTGGAGAAACCACCGTTAGAATTGCGCTGTGCGGATATCCATTTCAGTGATGATATGGCTGTGGGGTTCTTTGCCTCTATCATAGCAAGAGTGGCGTATGCGGTTGTTTCCACATTCTTGCTTGATGGTGCCATGTAACTATAGTCTCCATGCTCGTATGGCAATGGAACGGCTCCGTCACCATAGCCCCAGTAAGTGCCGTCATCGTCCTGTTTTGCAATTGCCAGCAGGTCGTTCAGAGCCTCATCGGCAAACGAACTGTTAAGCTTTTGAAGAACCAGAGTTCCGATTGCAAGTGCATACGGGTCATCCTGGCTGCCAAGATTATCCTCAAGATACTTCTGTGCATTTGCCATGACAACAGGACTTGCAGAACCGTACTCATTCAGTGCAAGGGTTGTGTATGCCGTCAGTGCGTAGGTACCGCTCAAACCACCCATCATGTCCTGATGTATCACAAATCCTACCTGTTCCCATGAACCATCTTCCTGCTGATGAGATTCTATCCAGTCTGCTGCCTCTGAAAGAATATTCTCATCAATTGTGGTCACATCCCTTGCACCACTGAACTGGGACAGCACGAAAGAAGTCAGCCAGAGGCTACCACTCTCATCACTTTCACCGAATGCAGAGAAGGAACCATCACTGTGACGGTAGGTTAGTTCACGCTGGTAGCCCGTGATAATATACATCTCAGCCTTTGCTCTCACCTCAGGGTTATCCTGTCCTGTTGCCTTCAAGTAGCGCAATACCTCAACATCTGTGGAGAAAAGCATCATATTCTGCTCACCGCATCCGTAAGGCATACCCAGCAGATCATCCACCCCGCTTATGCTCTGTGCAACTATACTTGGAGTAAAGCTCACAAGCACTTTTTCCGAATCAGGAACTATACCCTCTGGCAGGCTTGTATCAAGTCCCACTGAACCATTGCTTAGCACCCCGTTATTCACAAGCTCACGGGTTGCACCTTCCGCTTCTACGATCATATCCTTCCTGACCGCATCCGCCCTCTTTGTGGTCTGGCCTGTTATCTCCACAATGTGCTTACCAACTTCTGTCGGACTTATTGTGAAACTGGCATAACCCACACCGTTGGCATCAACAGTTACTTCCTCTACATCATCACCGATGATATCGAACCAGTCAGCACCAGAGAGTGTGAGTTTGACGTCCTGTTCAGTGTCAAGATAATTATAGACCTGCACTTGTACCGGGAATTCCTCGCCTCTTGTCACAGAGTAAGGTAGATCCGGGTCAACGAAGAAGTCCTGGAACACCGCCATACTTGATTCTGAAATACCAATTCCTTCTGGCCCTGATGAAACTGCATGCAACCTCCATGTAGTTATGCTATCCGGCGCTGTCAGGTCAAGGCTTGCAAGTCCTGCATCATCTGTAAGAAGTTCCGGCATCCACAACCATGTCTCAGGGAAGAACTGACGCACACGCTGTACTTCTGCAAGCTCTCCACCTTCTGCCATGTCCTCATCGGCAGCTTCCTCTGTAGGGATAGCTTCCATCATAGGCGCCTCAACAACCTCTTCTTCCATTACCATGTCATCCATGGCTGCATCTACTTCCATGCCAAAACCTGCGAATTTGGCATTATCAAACCTTACTTCATCCAATTCAGAATGTGGCACCTCTATTCCCGGAGATGACATTACAACCATGCCGGCATTTTCCAATGTATCATAAGCACCTTCCATGTACCAGGAGGGATGAGATTCTGCCATTGGTTCCATAAAATGCTTTTCCAACTCATCGAAGACCTGTTTGAGATTGAGCCTGCCCTCACTAAGAGCATAGACCGACTCATCAACGATGGAGAAACCTATCATAGACTTGCTTCCTGCATCAAAATCAACAGTAACATTGTCACCGGGCTCAGCAGACTCAGTGTCAAACGAGCTTGACAGGTCTACCTGTGTTGAGAATTCCACATCAAATGGAAGCACATCCACAGACACCTCGCTGTTAGGGTTTATCATGTAAGCCACGACCTTTGCCTGCGGACTCATCTGTGGCGTCACAGGTATACTGATATCCGGTTCATCACTGGTTGCAGAATATACTGTCCTGCCGTTTGCAAACACATCATAGAACACAGTTCCGGGATTTGTGGAGTAAACACGCAAAGATATCGTATCTCCAACTTCCGGTACACCTTCGCTTGTCTGAGTGATGTGTATGAAACTGGCACTTGGAGAGTAGGCAGCGTTCAGAGACTCACTTGCACCTGCATCATCAGCATAGGCATCGATGAAAAGGTGATTAGTATTATTTGGAATATCATACTCCAGCATTGCAACACCACCTTCTGTAGCTACTGTTTCCTCGTCCCTGGTGATATCGTATGAGTCGTCCCTGATACGGGATTCCACTGTCACCTCAGCATCTACCGAATTGCCTCCCGGATCTTTTGTGACCAGAAGCACTTGCAATGGCATTCCCGGTTTTATGGAACTTGATTCAGGTATAAGCTGGATAACAAGTGGCGACTCGGATATCGTAAGCAACTTGTTGGTAGTCTCACTGTGATTTCCAGTGTCGGTAACTGTCACATTGAGCATAAGACTTGCCTGTCCCCCTGCACCATATGTTCCGGCTGCATATTCTACAGCAGGAAGTTCGAACTCAACAGTTCCTTCTTCAAGTGTTCCGGAAAAGGTTGCGTACTGCTCCCATTCACCCACGTAGCGTGAAGCTTCCACAAGCACATCACCCTCAACTTCCTTGCCAAAGAAGTAGTTACCTGAAACCGTACCTGTTATCTCATCAGATACAAGGAACCATTCCTGCGCTGTTTCCAGCGAGACATCGAATTTCGGAAGCACGTATTTGTCCACCTGAATATCCACATTGGAAGAGGAATCACCTGCTGTTGCGATTATCTTCCATGTGCCCAGGTTCAGTTCGGATGCAAGCGGCAGATCGAATGAAGCTACACCATATTCGTTGGAACTTAGTTCTTCCTTGAAAACTTTGATGCTTTTAGCATCTGTTATCTCTATGGTGATGTCCTCTCCCACAGGAATCAGATTGTTGTTAAGGGAGAGTATTCTACCATGTATCGTCTGCCCTGGTTTGTAGATCGGCTTATCTGTTTCAATGAACAGTGGATTGTTTTTCACCACTTCCACAGTTGCCTTGAACTCAGTATCAAATCCTGATGGCTTTGCAGTGAGCACATAACTACCCCCTTCAACATCAGGCACTTCAAAGGAAGCCACAACATTTCCTGAATCAGAAGTTGATGCTGCAAGAAGAGTTATCTCATTGTTATCCTCATCCGTGAGAGTATATTCCACGCAGCGAGTCACCGGTTGGTTATCCGAGAAAGCCGCCATGGTCACCGAACTCTCCCCGCCTGAGAAAAGCATTTTTGGTGCAAGTATCAAAAACTCATCACCTGATGAAGCTAACTGGTCACTACATGGACCTGCTATGCTGGAAGAAAAACCGGAACCCCCCGTATCACTTCCAATACACCCTGAAATCAAAACTGCAAACAACGATACTAAAGCTATGAATGAAACTGTATTTTTTCCTGTGAAGTTCACTTTTAACCACTCCCAATTTGTGAAATAATTAGTTCTTATAACAGATTTGGGAATAGAACTGTATATACTTTGCTTAAACTTCAAAGATGTTCGAAGTTATGAGAGGCGAAGCAATTAGATTATGAAATCAAGGATTAATGAAGAAAAAAGGTAACTATTCAGCCTGGCACGATTTGCCTATTGGTACTGATTTCATCGAAATAGAGATGTCTGCTCACTAACAATCTAACAATCAAAAAAGCAATCAATAGCAACAATCAAAATAAATGATCCTAATGAAATTTACGTTTCAACTTTTTGTCAAGATTGTTATTGATAGCGTTTTTATCAGGCTGAATAGTTACGAAAAAAGATATTGTGGGCTTTGAGATTATGTCACTCCCCAACCAACCTCTTCGTAATCTCCGCTACATGCCTGCCCTGAAACCTTGCAATTCCAAGCTCATTCTCACTAGGCTGCCTTGTATTAGCACCGCCACCAGCTATTGTTGAAGCACCGTATGGACTGCCACCTGTAATCTCCTCAAGGGTAGACTGTCTTGTTTCTGAATACGGAACACCTACTATTACCATACCATGATGCAGCAGGGTTGCGTGGAAACTCAGTATGGTCGATTCCTGCCCGCCATGCTGAGTACTGCTTGATGTGAAAACACTACCAACTTTGCCGATGAGTTCACCCTTTGACCAGATGCCTCCTGTCCTGTCAAGAAAAGCACGCATCTGTGCAGCCATCATTCCGAATCTTGTGGGTGTGCCGAATATGATTGCATCTGCTTCGGTGAGATTCTCGATGCTGGCAACAGGAATGTGCTCAAACCTCTTTTTTGATTCTGTTGCTCCCATTTTTTCAAGGATCTCAGGAGTGAAAGTTTCCTGGATCTGGTATAAGCCTACATCTGTACCTTCCACTTCCCTCGCACCTTCAACCACTGCTTCAGCCATCTTGTAGTTGTGACCGTACAAACTGTAAAAAATAACATTTATTTTCATAATCCCCACCTGTTTGAATGTCTATGATTCTAAAACTAACTCCCTGTTATATGGGGAAACTACAGGATAAATAATTTGCCAGTTGTCCGGGTGAAACATGATTTTAAATACGTGGTGTTAGATATAACTAACATAATAAGATAAACATCTAATATAATGTTAGAATTAAATATGGAGTGATTATATGGAAAAACTGGAAAAGTATACCAAGATAAGTTATACACTGGCCTTTGTACTCATCATGGCAGGAATCATACTGGTTGCAATGTTTGCAGATTATCAGCAGAGCGGTATCAGCCTGATAAATATCGGAGCTATCATCCTCTTTGTCACGTTCATCAGAGCAAAACGATATCGCAATGGACCTGTGAAAGATGAAAGAACGATCAGGATAGGAGCTTATGGACTATCGTACTCCTGGCTAATCACATTCATTTTAATAGCTCTGCTTTTCTGGGTTGAGGAATTTGGGATAGCCCAAATGACGGTCAAACAAATACTGGCAATCCTCATGTTCACAATGATCGTCACCGCAAAAGGTATCCAATGGTATCTTTTCAGGAAAGGGGATATTGAATAAATAACATTATTCAGGGATGATTTTATGAAAACAAGGATCAAGGAACTCAGAGCCAGATATGACCTGACCCAGGAGGACCTTGCTAACAAAGTTGGTGTCAGGCGCGAAACCATTGGTTTTCTGGAAAAGGGGAAATATAATCCCTCACTAAAACTTGCATATAAAGTTTCAAACGCCCTTGAAACAACAATTGATGAACTATTCATCTTTGATGAATCGGATCTTGAGTGAGCGGGAGACAATTATGGAAACAAAAACAAAAGTGTGGCTTGCAGAAGATGGGAAACCTATCATTGGTGCAGGCAAGGTTGCACTTCTCAAAGCCATAGATGAAGAAAAGTCACTTCGAAAAGCCTGTGCGAAGATGGAAATATCCTACAAACACGCCTGGAATGTGTTGAATAAGATCAATGAAAGGCTTGGAAAAGATGTGGTTACCACCGTAAGAGGAGGAAAGGATCAGGGGACCTTTCTCACAGATGAAGGCCGCAGGCTCATCAGTGAATATGAAATGAACAGGAAGTTCATTAACAACACAATGGAAGATGAAGGCTCCTGGGAGAACATAGGATTCACCATATCTGCACGCAACAAAATTCCTGGAAAGGTAACAGGCATAGAGAAAGAAGGGCTTGTCTCAAAGGTTAAGATCGAGATCGATCCATCAGCACTTACATCCATCATCACTTCCGAAGCAGTGGAGAGACTTGCCATCAAAGAAGGAGACAGGGTATTTGCAATAATCAAGTCAACTGAAGTCCTTATAGGTAAAGAGATAAAGAAGGACTAAAAATAGTTTATTTTACGAATATGCCACTCAAAACCCGTATATACTTTTGCGGTTCAGATAAGAGTAGTAAATTATAGTTATTAACCAAACTATTAATACTAATTGAGTATAACAATACTGTATGGCTAAACCCGAACAAATTCCGATAAAGCATCATCTTTCATCAGAAGAATTGCTTAAACATATGTAACTATTCAGCCTGGCACGATTTGCCTATTGGTACTGATTTCATCGAAATAGAGATGTCTGCTCACTAACAATCTAACAATCAAAAAAGCAATCAATAGCAACAATCAAAATAAATGATCCTAATGAAATTTACGTTTCAACTTTTTGTCAAGATTGTTATTGATAGCGTTTTTATCAGGCTGAATAGTTACAAACATATTAAGTCATTAGAGAAAGACACACGAGTTCTACAACGTTTATATTTTGTTAAACATCGTTATGAAGGAGCTTCTGTTAATGAAGCAGCTAAACTTGTAGGGATATCAAAACCCGTTGCATATCAATGGCAAGAGCGGTGGAATCAAGACGGATATGAAGGATTAAAGCCTAGGTTTTCAGGAGGATGTCCTTCCAAACTCACTGATGATCAAAAAGAAAAACTAAGGGACATGTTACATGAAAGAGATGATTGGTCTACAAAAGAAGTTCAGGAACTCATTTATAATGAATTTAAGGTTCAATACACCATTAAGCAAATACTAGTGATCTTGAAGAAGTTTGGCATGCATCATGCCAAACCATATGCGCATGATTATCGAAGACCACAAAATGCAGAAGATTGTTTAAAAAAAACTTACCGTTAATCGATGATGATTGCGTTATCGGATTTCTTGATGAATCATCTCCCCAAACAACATCAAATACGGTTCGTTTATGGTCTTTCAATAAACCTGCCATCTTCAAAAACACAACCAGGATAAAAGCAAACTCCTTCGGTTTTTATGCATTGAATGGTAATTCTGTTATTGATTTCAAAGAACATTCAACCAAGGAGGATGTATGTTCGTTTTTATCAGCTGTTAAAAACAATAACATGGGAGAGAGAATCGTAATTATTCTCGACAATTTTAGATCACATCGAGCAAAATATACAGTGGAATTTGCACAGGCAAATGATATTGAATTGGTCTATTTACCTCCATATTCACCCGACTTGAATCCAATCGAATTCATCTGGAAAAGTGTCAAAAGAATTATTTCTCGCAATTTTGTGAAAGATCTTGATCATATGAAAAATCTGATTGCTGAGGCGTTTATTGATTGTTCATCAAAGATTAGCTTCGCAAGAAAATGGATTGAGACATTTCTGGATGATAAGTTAAAAATGTTAAGTTAGTAACTATAATTAAATCCAATATACATAATTTCAAGATGGAATTATTATGCCGGAAAAAGAAGATTTCTCATGGGATAACAGTAAAATTAAAAACGGCAACACTCTTGGAAAAATAATCAGTATACCTGCTCAGGAAAATACTAACATTGGAATGCCTGAAAAAGTACAGTCAACTTTTGAAGATAAGAAGGAAATAGTTATCGATGAGTTCAAAGAGAAAATGGCAGAAATTCTCTCAAGAGAACTACATAAGAAATAATATGATATATCCTTTGTTTGACTTCCTTTGTTTGTATACACCATGAAGTATGAAAGGTATCAACAATAGTGCAAACATTGTTTTAATCCCGGGAGCCAGTACATCGCTTGCGCTGCCAACAATTGAACTTAGCTCAATACCCATTTTTAAATAAATGACATCAAGGAGAAGCCCAAATGCCAGTGAGCACAATGCTATCATTCCAAGATAAATAGTTGCACTTCTTTTACCGAGGAATTTTGCCACCATTGTGATAGTTGCTGCATTTGTAGCAGGTCCGGCAAGCAGGAACACAAAAGCAGTCCCCGGGCTCATGCCTTTTGAAACCAGAGCAGCAGCAAGTGGTGTTGAAGCCGTTGCACAGATGTAGAGTGGAATGCCTACAACCAAGACGATGAGCATGGAGAAAATACCCCCTCCCAGATAACCACCCACCAGTTCCTCAGGAATCACATAGGATATGATCCCTGCAAACAGGATACCTACCATTAACCATCCGGAAATATCCCCAAGAAGTTCAACGAAAGAGTATCTGAAAGCTTCCTGCAACTTGCGAAAAGTTGAAGCATCTTCATCCAGGACTACGTCTGTGCCACATGAACACGATGAATCACTGCAGGCTGCCATTGGCTGCATCATCAGAATATTTTTCTTATGAGCGGATTCTTCCTTTGTTTCACCCATTATATTTTCTGCAATTCCAGTAAGTAACGCAGTGGTCATACTGGCAATTGGACGGAAAACCGTCATTATGGGATCAAGCAATGCATATGTGATAGCTATGGAATCCACTCCGGTTTCAGGGGTGGATATTAAAAAAGAAAGAGTTGCACCTTTGGTAGCACCTCTGTTCTTCAATGATAGTGCAGTCGGAACCACGCCACATGAACATAGTGGTAGTGGAATACCAAGCAGTGAGGCATTTAGAGCAGACCTGAATTTTCCTGCCGACTTACCAAGATACTTCAGTATTTTTTCATCCGGAACGAGTGCGTGCAAAAGACCTGCAACTGCAAATCCCAGAAAAAGATATGGTGCCGCTTCCTCAAACAGACCCCATGACTCTATTGCCACTCCAGTGATGATCGTTAGAAGAGATTCAAACATCGTCATTATTTTGGTTCCTCCACGTGTTCTCTGCACATAGACATGAATAGTTCAACATGCTCGTCTGCCAGATAATAAACTTTGAACCTGCCTTCTTTTTTTACTCTTACAAGGTCAAGCTGCCGGAGAGTTCTCAGGCTATGAGAAATTGCCGACTGCGAAATTCCAAGTGCTTCCTCTATACCTTTAACGCACAGATCCCCCTGTAACAGAAGGAATAGTATCTTCAGGCGGGTGCTACATTGAAGGGCATTGAATATCTGGCACATGGAAGATATCGACTCTTCAGAGGGCAATTTTTTGACTTTTTTGTTGATAGATTGACCGTCTGCACAGATATGACCCACACGTCCCATGAACATATGAGCATATATTCATATATTCATATATTAATTTATTCCTGTGATCAGAGTACAATACAAAAAATGAAAATGATTGAATACAGAAAAAAGAAAAGATAATCAACTTTTTTAATCATCATCACATGGATAGACGTACGTCCTAAACTGCTGTAGCAACGGCTCTCCATTGCCAGTGCCACCTCTTCAACTCTGCGTACAGAAGAACTTACAAGTGGAACAGAAAGAGAAAATATAGCTTTTACAGGCGCTTTTTTGATATTCAATCCACGAGAAAACTGTGCTTCCTTCAGGCTTCTAAAGTTGTCATACAGCAACGGTACAAAATAGATAGACAGGGACATCATCATGGCAAGGTCATGGGAAGAAATACCGATGTACTTCAGTGGTAGCGGACGAAGAAGTCTTTCAATACCTGTTGTAATTCTTGATGGTGATGTGGTCGCTGTGAGTAAGGCCGCAAAAAGCAGCAAGAAAATAAACCGCAGTGTAATGATACTACCCAGCACCAGACCCTCATAACTTACCGATATCCATTTGAATCGATAAATTATGGTTCCTTCCGTAAAAAGCAGTTGGGTGATGAAAAGAATTGCAAAAAAGAATAGCATAGGACGTACTGAGCGCACAAAGTGTATTGATGGCAGCTTGCAGGCAATAACCAGACTTAAAAAAACAAAAGCTATTAACACTATTTCTACAAACGATGAAGCTTCAAGAATACAGATACTTGCAAGCATAAGACCAATTATCTTTGTCCTCGGATCGAGCCTGTGAAGCAGGGAACTACCGGGAACGAATGACAAAAACAGATTATTCATCCTGATTTACTCCCTTTTTCTCCAGTTCATTTCTTATCTCCCTAAAAGCATCATCCACTGAGAAAATACTTTCACGGACATTGAAACCCATCAGATTAAGCTCTTTCATAAGGAGAGTTATCTCAGGCAAAGGGGATGAAACTGAGTTCAAGTACTCTTCCGGAGTACCAGCGAAAGCTATTTTTCCATTTTTAAGAAGAATCACCTTCTCAGCAAACGGAAGAACTTCACACATCTGATGTGAAACGACAATTATGGAAATACCTGAACTATGAAGTTTTTTCAGTGTTAAAAGTAATGATGAACGGTTCTCCGGATCAAGGCCTGAAGTGGGCTCATCCAGAACCAGGTATTCTGGTTTCATGGCCATTACTCCGGCCAGTGCTACCAGACGCATCTGACCACCGCTTAGAGCAAAAGGCGAAAGACCGGAAATATCCATATCCAGACCAACCAGATCCAGGGCATCACTTACCCGTTTATCCAGAGCCGAACCTTTTAATCCGAAATTAGAAGGTCCAAAAGAAACATCTTCAAAAACAGTCTTTCCAAAGAGTTGCTTTTGAGGATATTGCATCAACAGACCTGCTATTGAACGCACATCCTTACTTGTGGATTCTATTCCACTCACTGTTACCGAGCCGGACTGGGGTTTGAGAAGACCGTTAAAGTGCCTGATAAGAGTGGATTTGCCAGACCCTACTTCACCCGCTATAAGAACGAACTCACCTTTTTCGATAGATAAACTTACGTTGTCCAATGCCTGTTTTTCAAGTGATGTCCCGCTGTTATACCAGAAACTCACATCCCTTACATCAATTGACATAAAGCCTCCCTGAGTTCTTCACGGGAAAGGGGAAAACAGGCCGGCTCTATAAAACCGGAATCACAAAGCCTTTTTGCCAGCTCAATTATAGGTGGGAGCTCGAAACCGAAATTCATGGCATCTCCCTGACTCAAAATAATACGTGGATTCCCATTATGCGTGATGTTGCCATTTTCCATTACTAATAAACGGTCTGCATGGACAAGCTCTTCCAGGCGATGTGTTATATATACAACAGTAGTTCCGTTTTCATTCAATTGTGTAATCAGGTCCAGAATGTCCTTTCGGGACCTAGGGTCCAGCATGGAAGTCACCTCATCAAATAATATAATTTCAGGTTCCATGGCTAGAACAGAAGCCAATGCAACTTTCTGTTTCTCACCACCACTTAATGATCTCGAAGTATGATTTTTGTACTCCTGCATGTCAACATTCTGAAGTGCTCTATCTACACGATTGCGTATATCTTCCTGCGGAAGACCAAGATTCTCAGGGCCAAATGCAACATCCTCTTCCACAGTCATTCCTATGAACTGGGACTGAGGATCCTGAAAAACCATACCCGCTATCTGACGTATATTCAGGATGGATGAAGGATCAGTGGTGTCCATTTCTTTCACGATAACAGAGCCTTCGGTGGGAAGAAGAAGACCATTCATGTGGCGTAAGAGTGTTGATTTACCAGAGCCGTTCTTACCTGCTATGGCTACGAACTCTTCTTTGTGGATATCCAGAGAAACTGAATCAAGTACCTGTGTGCCGTCAGGATAACGATAACTCAGATTGTTTATGTGAATCATGCAAACCTTTAGATAGAGTATCTGGACGCTATGACCGATGATGCAATTATTTTAAGAATGGCTCCGGGGATGTAGGGAATGAGACCAAGTGCTATTGCCTCTGGAAAAGAGAGACTTGCAACGTTCATGAGCTGCAAAACACCGAACAGGTATATAGCAAACAATCCTGCCAGCATGAACAACATATTTAGATACACTTTATCCCGACCATATCGGTCACAAAGAAATCCGATTACAAAAGCACCAAATATAAAGCCTATGAGATAGCCACCTGTTGGTCCGAAAAACATGCCCAGTCCGGAACTACCACCTGAAAATACAGGAAGACCTGCAATTCCCAAAAGCAGGTAGACTACTACACTTATTGTTCCCCACCTGGCTCCCAGAATTGCTCCTGCAAGCAGTATAAAAAGAGTCTGCAGAGTTATTGGAACAGGACTAACAGGGATAGGGATCTTAATGTAGGCACCAACTGCCATCATAGCAGCAAATAGAGATGCAAAGACCATTTTTCTAATGTTGTCATTATGAGAATATACTTTGTCTACCACAAAAAGTCACCAGCCATTTTTAAGAATGCTACATATATGAAAATCTAATTTTAATAGATATCCATGCATAAGTAACATTGTCAACCATTTAACATACGTGCGGTTTACAAATTATATAATCCTTATCCATTGAGGTAAGCAAAGTAAGAAATACAAATAAAAAAGATAATAGTGTGCAGGAAGAACCTGCACTGAAAAGAAAATTTACATATCCATATCAGGCTGTGGCATACCTGGTGGCATTGGACCACCACTGCCTCTTGAAGCTACAACATCGTCAATCCTGAGGATCATTACTGTTGCTTCAGTTGCTGCATTTATTGCCTGGGTCTTTATCCTGAGTGGTTCAAGGACATCGTTCTCGTACATGTCTACAACCTTTCCGGTGAATACATCAAGACCCATGTTCTTGTTACCCTGCTCGTGCTGTGAGCGAAGGTCAACGAGTTTGTCTATTGGGTCGAGACCTGCATTCTCTGCAAGTGTCTGAGGAATTATTTCAAATGCTTCTGCAAACTTGGTGACTGCCAACTGCTCTCTGCCCTTGAGAGTTGATGCATATT
Encoded proteins:
- a CDS encoding metalloregulator ArsR/SmtB family transcription factor produces the protein MFMGRVGHICADGQSINKKVKKLPSEESISSMCQIFNALQCSTRLKILFLLLQGDLCVKGIEEALGISQSAISHSLRTLRQLDLVRVKKEGRFKVYYLADEHVELFMSMCREHVEEPK
- a CDS encoding energy-coupling factor transporter transmembrane protein EcfT, translating into MNNLFLSFVPGSSLLHRLDPRTKIIGLMLASICILEASSFVEIVLIAFVFLSLVIACKLPSIHFVRSVRPMLFFFAILFITQLLFTEGTIIYRFKWISVSYEGLVLGSIITLRFIFLLLFAALLTATTSPSRITTGIERLLRPLPLKYIGISSHDLAMMMSLSIYFVPLLYDNFRSLKEAQFSRGLNIKKAPVKAIFSLSVPLVSSSVRRVEEVALAMESRCYSSLGRTSIHVMMIKKVDYLFFFLYSIIFIFCIVL
- a CDS encoding ATP-binding cassette domain-containing protein, which translates into the protein MSIDVRDVSFWYNSGTSLEKQALDNVSLSIEKGEFVLIAGEVGSGKSTLIRHFNGLLKPQSGSVTVSGIESTSKDVRSIAGLLMQYPQKQLFGKTVFEDVSFGPSNFGLKGSALDKRVSDALDLVGLDMDISGLSPFALSGGQMRLVALAGVMAMKPEYLVLDEPTSGLDPENRSSLLLTLKKLHSSGISIIVVSHQMCEVLPFAEKVILLKNGKIAFAGTPEEYLNSVSSPLPEITLLMKELNLMGFNVRESIFSVDDAFREIRNELEKKGVNQDE
- a CDS encoding energy-coupling factor transporter ATPase: MIHINNLSYRYPDGTQVLDSVSLDIHKEEFVAIAGKNGSGKSTLLRHMNGLLLPTEGSVIVKEMDTTDPSSILNIRQIAGMVFQDPQSQFIGMTVEEDVAFGPENLGLPQEDIRNRVDRALQNVDMQEYKNHTSRSLSGGEKQKVALASVLAMEPEIILFDEVTSMLDPRSRKDILDLITQLNENGTTVVYITHRLEELVHADRLLVMENGNITHNGNPRIILSQGDAMNFGFELPPIIELAKRLCDSGFIEPACFPLSREELREALCQLM
- a CDS encoding biotin transporter BioY — its product is MVDKVYSHNDNIRKMVFASLFAAMMAVGAYIKIPIPVSPVPITLQTLFILLAGAILGARWGTISVVVYLLLGIAGLPVFSGGSSGLGMFFGPTGGYLIGFIFGAFVIGFLCDRYGRDKVYLNMLFMLAGLFAIYLFGVLQLMNVASLSFPEAIALGLIPYIPGAILKIIASSVIASRYSI